Proteins encoded within one genomic window of Thermococcus celer Vu 13 = JCM 8558:
- a CDS encoding FAD-dependent oxidoreductase: MRPLDLTEKDPSKKVTIYFEGQPLEAYEGEKLPVALLANGIYWLTTSTEGRKRGAFTFGPVPMVLNGVRNVNGRKTRVKDGMRIERQRYDEFQETVEIDEGKPVERVVVDVAVIGGGPAGIGAVLEVQEHLTVALIEERGWLGGDLWLKGLPQEGFGEKSPHEVVEEMTSRFNGNVRLFKGTVALGVFEEGEYFLVPVVKGDRLIEIMAKRVVLATGAVDNIVLFENNELPGVFRRDFALEVMNIWGVAPGRKVAVVGSRPEDIVPELERWGIDYIIVPNPKRAEGREKVERLIDMNGNTYEVDAVITAEGRRPDINPVTQAGGKLVFKRGYYMPVLDSQHRIRDGIYVAGSAVSIKPHYANYLEGRLVGAYLLQEFGFDATPCVYEERLREYEPIPMTIQSIPFESLNLEDVHICGCGVSLKKVDDVVRKGITDLQIIKRLTHLAMGFCQGRFCLFNGAVVVAQRTGSDLSHIDLPVARPPLKNVRMKVPAGGE, translated from the coding sequence ATGAGACCGCTCGACCTTACCGAAAAGGATCCTTCTAAGAAGGTCACGATTTACTTCGAGGGTCAACCCCTGGAGGCCTACGAGGGGGAGAAACTCCCGGTTGCACTCCTCGCCAACGGGATATACTGGCTGACGACCAGCACGGAGGGCAGAAAGCGCGGGGCGTTCACCTTCGGTCCCGTTCCGATGGTTCTCAACGGTGTCAGGAACGTCAACGGACGGAAGACGCGGGTTAAGGACGGCATGAGGATAGAGCGCCAGAGGTACGATGAGTTTCAGGAGACGGTGGAGATAGACGAGGGCAAGCCCGTTGAGAGGGTCGTCGTCGACGTGGCGGTCATAGGTGGTGGACCAGCCGGCATAGGGGCGGTGCTCGAGGTTCAGGAACACCTGACTGTGGCGTTAATCGAGGAGAGAGGATGGCTCGGCGGGGACCTCTGGCTGAAGGGCCTGCCGCAGGAGGGGTTCGGGGAGAAGAGCCCCCACGAAGTCGTGGAGGAGATGACCTCAAGGTTCAACGGGAACGTGCGGCTCTTTAAGGGGACGGTGGCCCTCGGAGTCTTTGAGGAGGGTGAATACTTCCTCGTTCCGGTTGTGAAGGGGGACCGGCTCATCGAGATAATGGCCAAGCGCGTGGTTCTTGCAACCGGCGCCGTTGACAACATCGTCCTGTTCGAGAACAACGAGCTCCCGGGGGTCTTCAGGAGGGACTTCGCCCTCGAGGTCATGAACATCTGGGGCGTCGCCCCGGGCAGGAAGGTGGCCGTCGTCGGGAGCAGGCCGGAGGATATCGTTCCAGAGCTGGAGCGCTGGGGCATCGATTACATCATCGTGCCCAACCCCAAGCGCGCCGAGGGTAGGGAGAAGGTGGAGAGGCTCATCGACATGAACGGGAACACCTACGAGGTCGACGCCGTTATAACCGCCGAGGGAAGGAGGCCCGACATCAACCCGGTAACCCAGGCGGGGGGAAAGCTGGTCTTCAAGAGGGGCTACTACATGCCCGTTCTCGACTCGCAGCACAGGATACGGGACGGGATATACGTCGCCGGAAGCGCGGTCTCGATAAAGCCCCACTACGCGAACTACCTCGAGGGAAGGCTCGTTGGAGCGTACCTTCTGCAGGAGTTCGGCTTTGACGCGACCCCCTGCGTCTACGAGGAGAGGCTTAGGGAGTACGAACCGATTCCGATGACCATCCAGAGCATACCCTTCGAGAGCCTCAACCTCGAGGACGTCCACATATGCGGCTGCGGCGTCTCCCTGAAGAAGGTCGACGACGTCGTCAGGAAGGGGATAACGGACCTGCAGATAATCAAGAGGCTGACCCACCTCGCGATGGGCTTCTGCCAGGGCAGGTTCTGCCTCTTCAACGGCGCGGTGGTCGTCGCCCAGAGAACGGGCTCCGATTTAAGCCACATCGACCTCCCGGTGGCGAGACCGCCGCTGAAGAACGTCAGGATGAAGGTTCCCGCGGGGGGTGAGTGA
- a CDS encoding MFS transporter produces MRRERALLQGNREKAGKFRRLRIKRKNVFLLGVSAFLANAAFGMAFPYLSVYMRLIGGTMMMVGLLSVAFNLTSTIFQYPFGYLSDSTRNRKAFIALGFFSTGFFYATMALVSTPLTLLALRTAQGALGSAMMPAKSALIAELSSRIGSAYGLFSTVENAGYMVGNFLGGFLVGRVGIRGIFLLAAALLALSSMMVLFIRERPRPRRAPRLPLLPQEGRESERVIFSGAAFRRLTRGSLGLFYLTVFVVMLASGQVYSVVSVYFGEKFGQEWVGIIFGVDSLAAAVSGYHIGKLIDRYGAKRFYLAAIAGYGATFAGYALAGSPYLMLAVALLSGLKWSMTLNATSTYVAERVRANERGQAMGLLNAMMSLGWVVGPLIGGYLSGIGFSVNFLSTLIPLGLAFVLTLGLPE; encoded by the coding sequence ATGAGGCGGGAACGGGCACTCCTCCAGGGGAACCGGGAAAAGGCGGGGAAGTTCAGGAGGCTCAGGATAAAGCGGAAAAACGTTTTCCTGTTAGGTGTCTCCGCGTTCCTCGCGAACGCCGCCTTCGGCATGGCCTTCCCCTATCTGAGCGTCTACATGCGCCTCATCGGCGGAACCATGATGATGGTCGGGCTTTTGAGCGTCGCCTTCAACCTGACCTCTACCATCTTCCAGTACCCCTTCGGCTACCTCTCCGACTCAACCAGAAACAGGAAGGCCTTTATCGCCCTGGGTTTCTTCTCCACGGGCTTCTTTTATGCGACGATGGCCCTCGTATCGACCCCCCTCACGCTCCTCGCACTCAGAACGGCGCAGGGGGCGCTCGGCTCGGCGATGATGCCTGCGAAATCGGCCCTGATAGCCGAGCTCTCGTCGAGGATAGGCTCGGCCTACGGTCTCTTTTCGACCGTTGAGAACGCCGGTTACATGGTCGGCAACTTCCTCGGCGGTTTCCTCGTTGGAAGGGTGGGGATAAGGGGGATATTTCTGCTCGCTGCTGCCCTCCTTGCCCTCTCCTCCATGATGGTGCTGTTCATAAGGGAGAGACCGAGGCCAAGACGGGCGCCGAGGCTTCCGCTCCTCCCTCAGGAAGGCAGGGAGAGTGAGAGGGTGATATTCAGCGGGGCGGCCTTCAGGAGGCTCACCCGCGGTTCCCTCGGCCTATTCTACCTGACGGTGTTCGTGGTCATGCTGGCGAGCGGTCAGGTGTACTCCGTGGTGTCGGTTTACTTTGGGGAGAAGTTTGGCCAGGAGTGGGTTGGAATCATATTCGGCGTGGATTCCCTTGCCGCGGCCGTCAGCGGTTACCACATAGGAAAGCTCATCGACAGGTACGGGGCCAAGAGGTTCTACCTCGCGGCTATAGCCGGCTACGGCGCCACCTTCGCGGGCTATGCGCTCGCTGGGAGCCCTTACCTGATGCTCGCGGTGGCCCTGTTATCCGGCCTCAAGTGGTCCATGACGCTGAACGCAACCTCGACCTACGTCGCCGAAAGGGTCAGGGCGAACGAACGCGGTCAGGCCATGGGGTTGCTCAACGCGATGATGAGCCTCGGCTGGGTGGTGGGGCCTTTGATAGGTGGATACCTCTCGGGGATAGGCTTCTCCGTGAATTTCCTCTCAACCCTGATTCCCCTCGGCCTCGCCTTCGTCCTGACCCTTGGGCTGCCGGAGTGA
- a CDS encoding NAD(P)/FAD-dependent oxidoreductase: MKVVVIGSGTAGSNFALFMRKLDRRAEITVIGKEPTMQYSPCALPHVVSGTIEKPEDVIVFPNEFYERQKINLMLNTEAKEIDRERKVVVTDRGEVPYDRLVLATGSRAFVPPIKGVEKEGVFTLKSLNDVRRIKSYIAERKPKRAVVVGAGLIGLEGAEAFAKLGMEVLVVELMDHLMPTMLDRDTANLVQREMEQHGVSFRFGVAVSEIVGDPVRAVKVGDEEVPAELVLIATGVRANVDLAIKAGLEVNRGIIVNEHLQTSDPDVYAVGDCAEVIDAVTGERTLSQLGTSAVRMAKVAAEHIAGKEATFKPVFNTAITELFGLEIGTFGITEERARKAGIEVVVGKFRGSTKPEYYPGGKPITVKAIFRKADGRLVGAQIVGGERVWGRVMTLSALAQKGATAEDVAYLETAYAPPISPTIDPIAVAGEMALRRFR, translated from the coding sequence GTGAAGGTCGTCGTCATCGGTTCCGGAACCGCCGGAAGCAACTTCGCGCTCTTCATGCGCAAGCTCGATAGAAGGGCCGAGATAACCGTCATAGGAAAGGAACCCACTATGCAGTACTCCCCCTGCGCCCTGCCGCACGTGGTGAGCGGAACAATAGAGAAGCCCGAGGACGTCATCGTCTTCCCGAACGAGTTCTACGAGAGGCAGAAAATAAACCTCATGCTCAACACCGAGGCGAAGGAGATAGACCGCGAGAGGAAGGTCGTCGTAACCGATAGGGGCGAGGTGCCCTACGACAGGCTCGTTCTGGCGACCGGCTCCAGGGCCTTTGTCCCGCCGATAAAGGGCGTCGAGAAGGAAGGAGTCTTCACCCTCAAGAGCCTCAACGATGTGAGGAGGATCAAATCGTACATAGCGGAGAGGAAGCCGAAGAGGGCCGTCGTTGTGGGGGCCGGCTTAATCGGCCTCGAGGGGGCGGAGGCCTTCGCGAAGCTTGGCATGGAGGTCCTCGTCGTCGAGCTGATGGATCACCTCATGCCGACGATGCTTGACAGAGACACGGCCAACCTCGTCCAGAGGGAGATGGAGCAACACGGCGTTTCCTTCCGCTTCGGCGTCGCGGTGAGCGAGATAGTCGGGGACCCTGTCAGGGCCGTTAAGGTGGGCGACGAGGAGGTCCCGGCCGAGCTGGTTCTCATCGCCACGGGCGTAAGGGCCAACGTCGATCTGGCCATAAAGGCGGGCCTCGAGGTGAACCGGGGTATTATAGTCAACGAGCACCTGCAGACGAGCGACCCGGATGTATACGCGGTGGGCGACTGCGCCGAGGTCATAGACGCGGTAACCGGGGAGAGGACCCTCAGCCAGCTCGGGACTTCCGCGGTGAGGATGGCGAAGGTCGCGGCCGAGCACATCGCCGGGAAAGAGGCTACGTTTAAGCCCGTCTTCAACACGGCCATAACCGAGCTCTTCGGCCTCGAGATCGGAACCTTCGGGATAACCGAGGAGAGGGCGAGGAAGGCGGGAATTGAGGTGGTCGTCGGAAAGTTCAGGGGGAGCACGAAGCCCGAGTACTACCCGGGTGGAAAGCCGATAACCGTCAAGGCCATTTTCAGAAAAGCCGATGGGAGGCTCGTGGGCGCCCAGATAGTCGGCGGAGAGAGGGTCTGGGGCAGGGTAATGACGCTCTCGGCCTTAGCCCAGAAGGGGGCCACCGCCGAGGACGTCGCCTACCTCGAGACGGCCTACGCACCGCCGATAAGCCCGACGATAGACCCCATCGCCGTGGCCGGGGAGATGGCCCTGAGGAGGTTCCGGTGA
- a CDS encoding ribbon-helix-helix domain-containing protein, translated as MSATEKVSVRFPPAIMREIDELVESGGFSSRSELIKEAVRFFLMHYESPQELWESYKLLARVRKLPSEKELEKLLEEVDRKWKRSRSS; from the coding sequence ATGTCCGCCACCGAGAAGGTTTCGGTCCGCTTTCCGCCGGCCATCATGAGGGAGATCGACGAGCTCGTGGAGAGCGGCGGGTTCTCAAGTCGGAGCGAGCTCATCAAAGAGGCCGTGAGGTTCTTTCTCATGCACTACGAATCGCCGCAGGAACTCTGGGAGTCCTACAAACTCCTCGCGAGGGTGAGAAAGCTTCCGTCCGAGAAGGAACTCGAAAAGCTCCTCGAGGAAGTGGACAGGAAATGGAAGCGCTCAAGGTCGTCTTAG
- a CDS encoding putative toxin-antitoxin system toxin component, PIN family — protein MEALKVVLDTKVVIAAAINPFRSSGKVMDLVVRGEVLSYTSEAILEELRFKLTSEKVLRYLESRVYALWVYRIFRASSIPVEPDGHFDLSPEPDDDRFFDAVYAAKANFLVSLNKRHVPRLRDGGRKFSLAGHEFLILTPAEFLELVGEDKNASAV, from the coding sequence ATGGAAGCGCTCAAGGTCGTCTTAGACACCAAAGTCGTCATAGCGGCCGCAATAAACCCCTTCAGAAGCTCCGGTAAGGTTATGGATCTTGTGGTTCGGGGAGAGGTTCTGTCCTACACCTCAGAGGCAATACTCGAGGAGCTTCGCTTCAAGCTGACGAGCGAGAAGGTTCTCAGATACCTTGAGAGCAGGGTCTACGCCCTCTGGGTTTATAGAATATTCCGCGCCTCTTCAATCCCTGTTGAGCCGGACGGGCATTTCGACCTTTCGCCCGAGCCGGACGACGACAGGTTCTTTGACGCGGTTTACGCGGCCAAAGCCAACTTTCTGGTGAGTCTCAATAAACGGCACGTGCCGAGGCTGAGGGACGGGGGGAGGAAATTCTCCCTGGCGGGACACGAGTTCCTCATCCTGACGCCCGCCGAGTTCCTCGAGTTGGTTGGAGAGGATAAGAACGCGAGCGCAGTTTAA
- a CDS encoding NAD(P)/FAD-dependent oxidoreductase produces the protein MPSRELPERSEIVIIGGGIIGVTLAHELAKRGEEVTVIEKRFIGSGSTFRCGTGIRQQFSDEANVQVMKRSVELWKRYSEEYGFSFEQTGYLFLLYDDDEVEEFKRNIEIQNRFGVPTRLITPEEAKEIVPLLDISEVVAASWNPTDGKADPFHATSAFAINAERLGAKLVEYTEVKDFVTENGEIRGLKTNRGTIKTGIVVNATNAWAKLTNAMAGIRVNIPIEPYKHQAVITQPIRKGAIKPMVISFKYGHAYLTQTAHGGVVGGVGYELGPTYDLNPTYEFMREVSRYFTRIIPALRELLILRTWAGYYAKTPDSNPAIGKIEELSDYYIAAGFSGHGFMMAPAVAEMVADLITKGRTDLPVEWYDPYRFERGELRGKALQMG, from the coding sequence ATGCCGAGCAGGGAACTCCCGGAGAGGAGCGAGATAGTCATCATCGGCGGGGGAATAATCGGTGTGACCCTCGCCCACGAGCTGGCGAAGCGCGGCGAGGAGGTTACGGTGATCGAGAAGCGCTTCATCGGCTCGGGCTCGACCTTCCGGTGCGGGACGGGAATAAGGCAGCAGTTCAGCGATGAGGCCAACGTCCAGGTCATGAAGCGCTCCGTCGAACTGTGGAAGCGCTATAGTGAGGAGTACGGCTTTTCCTTCGAGCAGACGGGCTACCTCTTCCTGCTCTACGATGACGACGAGGTGGAGGAGTTCAAGCGTAACATAGAGATCCAGAACCGCTTCGGCGTCCCCACGAGGCTGATAACTCCCGAGGAGGCGAAGGAGATAGTCCCCCTCCTCGATATAAGCGAGGTCGTGGCCGCCTCCTGGAACCCGACGGACGGAAAGGCTGACCCCTTCCACGCCACGTCCGCCTTCGCCATAAACGCCGAGAGGCTCGGGGCAAAACTCGTGGAGTACACCGAGGTCAAGGACTTCGTAACGGAGAACGGGGAGATAAGGGGGCTCAAGACGAACAGGGGGACGATAAAGACCGGCATCGTGGTGAACGCCACCAACGCCTGGGCCAAGCTCACCAACGCGATGGCCGGGATAAGGGTTAACATCCCGATAGAGCCCTACAAGCATCAGGCGGTCATAACCCAGCCCATCAGGAAGGGCGCCATTAAGCCGATGGTCATCTCCTTCAAGTATGGCCACGCCTACCTCACCCAGACCGCCCACGGCGGCGTCGTCGGCGGCGTCGGTTACGAGCTCGGGCCAACCTACGACCTCAACCCGACCTACGAGTTCATGCGCGAGGTGAGCCGTTACTTTACCCGGATAATCCCGGCTTTGAGGGAGCTCCTCATACTCAGGACGTGGGCCGGCTACTACGCGAAAACGCCCGACAGCAACCCGGCCATAGGGAAGATAGAGGAGCTGAGCGACTACTACATTGCCGCTGGTTTCTCCGGGCACGGCTTCATGATGGCCCCCGCGGTGGCGGAGATGGTCGCCGACCTCATCACCAAGGGGAGAACCGACCTCCCGGTGGAGTGGTACGACCCCTACCGCTTCGAGCGCGGCGAACTGCGCGGAAAGGCGTTGCAGATGGGCTGA
- a CDS encoding sodium/proline symporter yields the protein MNGGILFGFLVYLALLAYIGWWANRYTKTEDQYFVGGRRVHVLAATLSDKASDFSGWLMLGYPGAAFKSGLGAFWAAIGCLFGTLSDYVLIGPRLRIYAGKFRAITVPDYLEARLKDDTKLIRILSALIIIIFMTAYVAAQFTAGGKTFAEGFGISDNAGILITVIILTAYVITGGFFAVVWTDVVQALFMLLTLIIVPFLALSKIGGFERATEIIASADPTKLHPFGGATGLAAVIFAIGYASWIVGYLGQPHIVTRYMSVEDPRKLRRPGIFISGTWTILVLWGAFFAGFLGFAMVKAGILQVSDPEKVIPAMAVELMPGWLAGFVIAGIISAVMSTADSQLLVASSAIARDLYHKVLGQEVGKKQMVNISRLVVFGVAIVGLWFAISGPKVIYQMVATAWGGLAVGFGPILTLSLWWKRTTKEGAIVGMAYGLISEVIFEAKIYGWAFTSKAPGIWGTIGGWFQDVPVFFVNFFVTLLVIIIVSLLTRPPEDVVKLHEEIFRKVPVEAGGKTLAEARAKSQVENVAEFVLGRGLA from the coding sequence ATGAACGGCGGGATACTCTTCGGGTTCCTTGTGTACCTCGCCCTGCTCGCCTACATAGGCTGGTGGGCCAACCGCTACACGAAAACCGAGGACCAGTACTTCGTCGGCGGCAGGAGGGTGCACGTCCTCGCCGCGACCCTATCGGACAAGGCGAGCGACTTCTCCGGCTGGCTGATGCTGGGCTATCCCGGGGCGGCCTTTAAGAGCGGTCTCGGAGCCTTCTGGGCCGCGATAGGATGCCTGTTCGGGACCCTCTCCGATTACGTCCTGATAGGGCCGAGGCTTAGGATCTACGCGGGCAAGTTCAGGGCCATAACCGTTCCCGACTACCTCGAGGCCCGCTTGAAGGACGATACCAAACTGATAAGGATCCTGAGCGCGCTGATAATCATCATCTTCATGACGGCCTACGTCGCGGCACAGTTCACGGCCGGCGGCAAAACCTTCGCCGAGGGCTTCGGGATAAGCGACAACGCGGGCATCCTGATAACGGTCATCATACTGACGGCCTACGTCATCACCGGTGGCTTCTTCGCCGTTGTCTGGACGGACGTCGTTCAGGCTCTCTTCATGCTGCTGACACTGATCATAGTCCCCTTCCTCGCGCTGTCGAAGATAGGGGGCTTCGAGAGGGCGACGGAGATAATAGCCTCGGCTGACCCGACGAAGCTCCACCCCTTCGGGGGAGCGACCGGACTCGCCGCGGTGATCTTCGCCATAGGTTACGCTTCGTGGATAGTCGGCTACCTCGGACAGCCGCACATCGTTACGCGTTACATGAGCGTTGAGGACCCGCGGAAGCTCAGGAGACCGGGTATCTTCATCAGCGGCACGTGGACGATCCTCGTCCTCTGGGGGGCGTTCTTCGCCGGCTTCCTCGGCTTCGCTATGGTCAAAGCTGGGATACTGCAGGTCAGCGACCCCGAGAAGGTGATTCCTGCGATGGCCGTGGAGCTGATGCCGGGCTGGCTGGCCGGCTTCGTCATAGCTGGAATAATCTCCGCCGTTATGAGCACCGCGGATTCCCAGCTGCTCGTCGCTTCCTCGGCTATAGCGAGGGACCTCTACCACAAGGTCCTCGGACAGGAGGTGGGCAAGAAGCAGATGGTCAACATCTCAAGGCTGGTCGTCTTCGGTGTCGCAATCGTCGGCCTGTGGTTCGCAATCAGCGGGCCCAAGGTCATTTACCAGATGGTGGCTACCGCATGGGGCGGCCTGGCGGTCGGCTTCGGCCCGATACTCACGCTGAGCCTCTGGTGGAAGAGAACCACGAAGGAGGGCGCGATAGTCGGCATGGCCTACGGTCTGATCAGCGAGGTCATCTTCGAGGCGAAGATATACGGCTGGGCGTTCACCAGCAAGGCCCCCGGAATCTGGGGGACGATAGGCGGCTGGTTCCAGGACGTGCCCGTGTTCTTCGTAAACTTCTTCGTTACGCTGCTTGTCATAATAATCGTCAGCCTCCTAACCAGGCCGCCTGAGGACGTCGTGAAGCTCCACGAGGAGATATTCAGAAAGGTCCCGGTTGAGGCCGGCGGGAAGACCCTCGCCGAGGCCAGGGCCAAGAGCCAGGTCGAGAACGTTGCCGAGTTCGTTCTTGGCAGGGGACTGGCCTGA
- a CDS encoding OBG GTPase family GTP-binding protein has product MPTNVTAEYLAAEEEYRNARTIPEKIRALEKMYSTVPKHKGTEKLRLQIKRKLSELRKELEKQRQMKKGGGGPSMAVRKEGAAQIALAGLPNVGKSSLLKALTNVDIDVADYAFTTVEPIPGMMHHKDVQIQLVEVPGLVEGAALGKGMGPQLLSVIRNADAVAIVVDLSRDPIKQMETLLKEFERAGIKLNKRRPRVEIKRTAMGGIVINGGENIRGDIGEVMKMLREERIHSAEITVKEPVTLEEFADALDESLVWKRAIIIANKGDAPGSRENYERLVREYGERFKIIPVSAKRKIQLDKLKDELYELAGIIRVFTKSPGEEPAYPPVPLKRGSTVMDLAERIHKDFAKNFRYARVWGKSVKFPGQRVGADHVLEDGDIVEIHAR; this is encoded by the coding sequence ATGCCAACCAACGTGACGGCGGAGTACCTTGCGGCCGAGGAGGAGTACAGGAACGCCAGGACCATTCCAGAGAAGATAAGGGCCCTCGAGAAGATGTACTCCACGGTTCCGAAGCACAAGGGGACGGAGAAGCTCAGGCTCCAGATAAAGAGGAAGCTCTCCGAGCTGAGGAAGGAGCTTGAGAAGCAGAGGCAGATGAAGAAGGGTGGCGGCGGGCCCTCGATGGCGGTGAGGAAGGAGGGTGCGGCCCAGATAGCCCTCGCTGGCCTCCCAAACGTCGGGAAGAGCTCCCTTCTGAAGGCCCTCACCAACGTTGACATCGACGTCGCGGACTACGCCTTCACCACGGTTGAGCCTATCCCGGGGATGATGCACCACAAGGACGTGCAGATACAGCTCGTAGAGGTTCCCGGCCTCGTCGAAGGAGCCGCCCTCGGAAAGGGGATGGGGCCACAGCTTTTGAGCGTTATAAGGAACGCCGATGCGGTGGCCATCGTGGTGGACCTCTCGCGGGACCCTATAAAGCAGATGGAGACCCTGCTCAAGGAGTTCGAGAGGGCGGGGATAAAGCTGAACAAACGCCGCCCGAGGGTGGAGATAAAGAGGACCGCCATGGGCGGGATCGTCATCAACGGGGGGGAGAACATCAGGGGGGACATCGGGGAAGTCATGAAGATGCTCCGCGAGGAGCGGATCCACTCGGCCGAGATAACCGTCAAAGAACCGGTGACGCTTGAGGAGTTCGCGGACGCCCTCGACGAGAGCCTCGTCTGGAAGAGGGCGATAATAATAGCCAACAAGGGCGACGCCCCCGGGAGCAGGGAGAACTACGAGAGACTGGTCAGGGAGTACGGTGAGAGATTTAAGATAATCCCGGTCTCGGCGAAGAGGAAGATCCAGCTGGATAAGCTCAAGGACGAGCTCTACGAGCTGGCGGGGATAATAAGGGTCTTCACGAAGAGCCCGGGCGAGGAGCCGGCCTACCCGCCGGTACCGCTCAAGAGGGGCTCAACGGTCATGGATTTGGCAGAGAGGATACACAAGGACTTCGCGAAGAACTTCCGCTACGCCCGCGTCTGGGGCAAGAGCGTCAAGTTCCCGGGTCAGAGGGTCGGCGCCGACCACGTTCTCGAGGACGGGGACATCGTGGAGATACACGCGAGGTAA